The Seriola aureovittata isolate HTS-2021-v1 ecotype China chromosome 16, ASM2101889v1, whole genome shotgun sequence genomic interval GACAATTtgcaaaataataaacagatcCCCTCTTCACTCACCGTCTTCTGCCTGTGCATGCACTCATAGAAGTCCTCAAACTCCAGCTGGCACTCCTTCTTGGCGCGGGTCTGCCCGATGCCGTGGGCACATTCGATCCAGTCCTTCTCAAAGGCGTGGCAGCGAGACGCCCGTTTGTTGGGCTGCGGTccgctctgcagcagcagccagcggTCCAGGCTGATGCCAAGCCGTGACTGCACGTCCACAAACGGCATGAtgctgatggggggggggggagtggaAATGATACGGACCAAAATGGGATGTTGTGGATGGGACAGATTAAGGGAAGATAGACAGGGTGATATAGATAATTCTCTTCTGTTCACAAACACTTTACTGGATAAATCAGATGCACTGCTTCGTTATTACACAACAACAGTATGTACCTCAGACGAGGCAGTGGTCTATCATGCAGGTTACATACCCACCACTATATTTAGAGTCATGGCATTATTTAGATTATATCACCAGTCAGTGGAGCAAAGTGCTGGTGCAGTTTAATAAAAGCCTCACAGTGCCTGGCCTGTTTGTTCTTGCCTGAATAACACAGTGATGTTTTGTCCATCAGCATTTAGGCTTCTTTTGTTACAGAAACTGTATCTTCACAGCTGTAtctgaaatttaatttttgatttattttcaaacaaaataaccACTGGCTATAGCACCTAACACTTCTAATAAACTGTTCTTTGAGAGTGCTTTACAAGACATAGACACAGACATAAATAAGACGATgtatataaattaataaaagcatAGAATATCTGGATacaatcataaaaacaatagcACTGCACAGAGAAAGTAAACAAATAAGTGTGCTCAGTCAtgtcttcatttttctgtgatattaaaaatgtaatttatttgatAAGGACAAGGAGTTTATAGCTGTAGCTAATTCTCGACTCCTGTCCCTAGCTGGGctttttattatataatgtaattaaaacagttgttagcaaagaaaacacaaaaccgACAAAACAATTGATAATATCCTCCGATTAGctaaaaatatacagatgtaTATTCCACAATTCAATTTgcaatcaaattaaattacatttaatcatCGATGCTCTTTAGTAAAgatatttacagctgtttttttttttattttaataaattgaTCTCTGACCTGAAAAGTTGTGGATGTTACTCACCCAGAAACACACTAATGCCCGGAAGAACCACAGATTTTACAGTTCAGTCAAAGAGACAAACTCCTGTCTATGTTTCTTCTGTTATTATTAGCCTGCTAGCTTTCCGTAGACAGGTAGCTACATAGCTAGCGAATAACTACTTTGCTGTATAATTACCCAAACAACAATATTTGTCTATAAATGTACTAATTGACTACATGTTGGATGAGCTTGTGATCAGGTCAGACTGGTATAGTAAGACTCTTTCACGGTCTTGATTCTCCTTCAATGACAGTCTGTTCATGCTAGCAACAGGCCGCTCTCATTCAACACTATTTACACTATTTCCGGTGAACACATTACTATTTTCAAACATCAAATTAAtttgactgtatataaaaacacTTAACGTGCTGTTAACATCCTATTAAATGACTATATTTACCGTGTTTTGTAGGATTCACTTTAACCTTCCTCCGACTCCACACGTTCTGCTTTACGGCTCAGCACAACACGACGTCTTCTTCACGCGTTACGACGGTTCATCATAACGTGATGACGCGTTAGCGCCACCAACTGGACTGGAGTCTAGATTGGGACTGAATATAAAGAGGTACATACATGTCTACTGGATTTAAATATCCATTATTAAGAGCTGAAAGACAACCTGCATGTTGtccacaatatatatatatatatatatatatttttttttttcaaacaagttGCTGCACCTGTTAATGTCATTccacatgttgttgttattgtttactgagcctgtcttcttcttctctctgagtTTAATGTCTGACCAGGAAACTTGTGGTGTCATACTGCTCTCGTCAGTCctggaagaatcacatctcTAGTACCTACGACCTATAAAGgatatataaaagaaaacctTTTCAAACAAAGCACAGAGGTGATatgtgctatatatatatatatatatatgatatatatatgtgtgtgtgtgttttgggacTTATATGACTGTAATGTTAAAGCTCCTGTGTTGAAAACAGCCTAAAACAGTGACACGTCTCTCTCCACAACAGTGTTTCCCAGgcagacctttttcacagcagtgaaacctcaggtgtaactgatgaCATTAACAACAGCTGCAATTAATTATGTTATTATCTTCACCTGTGTTTGACGAGTTCAAAATGTTTAGATCGTCTCTCCCAGTATAAATGACAATGACTCATTGCTTTGGTGCAACATcagattgtgtttatttattttttcccctcaaagGTCCACAAGTTGTCTCTCACAGTCCTGCATGTACAACCCCACACAAGGCAGAGCTCTAACAGTGACaggaaatacacaaacagaataaTAACACTTAAATATTGCTATCTATATACTCTAAAACCTTTTCAAATAAAGACAGGAACAGCTGTGTTCTCAATAGGACTTCCATTAACACTCAGTCAGACTCTTTCAGGAAGTTTGGGTTTCCATCCGTGGTACATTCGTGTGTTTTCTCACAGGCAAGCAGGCAGAAACAAGTGGTAAGTGCAGACCAAACAAAGCACTGTCAAGTTACATAAGCAGCTAAATCCATAAAGCTACTCTGAGATGATTGAAAAAGGCTCCCACCCCGATTCCTTGTGGATTGAAGGAAAACCTGGTGGAAAACCTTTTTAAACAGAAGCACAGAGGTGATCCAAAGCTAAGAAACAGGTCAGGCTAGTGAGGATGATTAAGAAGAGCTTATTGGCATCAATAATTGAAGTGTTTGGCTTCAAAAGTGACACTGACCTGTAAAAGATGATTTATACAACATAAATTAatagaagaaaatagaaaaaataagaaCAATTACAGTCCTTGCATCataaaattgatttaaaaaaacttggACGccctttaaattaaaaatactgaatgatAAACTTGgttatataatgtttttttgagcCAAACTCTTCTTGAGTTACATCCAACATAAAAGGCCTTCTGGTAGGTGATGTGTTTTGGTTGTACCACagactgttgtgtttgtatgcaaCTGAAGTAAACTGATGTAACATAGCAACAGACGatgaacagcaaaaaaaaaaagaagataaataagataaattcaGATAAAGTGCACAAGTGCTCATTCAAAAAACACAGTGGGACGAACAAATACATTCATCAGGAGTCCAtccattcacaaacacacacactcacacactctcacacacacacacacacaccattcagGTGGGTCAGACAGCCAGTTAACACGTCGGAAACCAAAACCAGTtggctgtgtgttgtgttgttggtCATTGAGTGTCTCTaaggcaggcaggcagccaactgtcaaacacaggtccagtcacatgacacacaccTGAACGACACAGTGAGAGAAGTCTGACAATGACGGGCCGTTGTGGTAGTTACAGAGTGAGCAGCGTCAGGTTAGGCAGCTAGTTTTAGGTGGAAGTGATGTGTTCACTGTCTGATGGATCATTTCCTACCAGAGTTTTCAAACACGATCACAAATTACAGCttattatttgttcttttatgGATTAATcgactgacaaaaaaataatcagcaactattttgataatcaaattattattattactttttaaccaaaaatgtgaggatttgctgtttccCTTTGTCGTATATGACAGTAAACAGATGATCTTTTTgatttcagactgaacaatCTGAATAAGTAAAACTTGGCTctagaaaattatttttgagtatcttttactattttctgacattttaaagagaaaacCGTTACTGGTTAATAGAGACAATAAAtgccaaattaaaaataaaataataataaaagatgaGTAAGAATAAGAAAGACGGTGAGATGTGGTTCAAAACTCCTAGAAAAAGCCAGTAAGTGGAGCTTGAGTTaggattttttttgtgaaaaatccTGTTTCCaagaacaaactgtaaaactgaacatttcagAAATGTCAAATAAGCAAACCACAGTGTATTTGATagtaaaaagtagaaaacaGTACTTGGTACAGTATTACTTAACTGTCCACCTATGTTTAAGTTTGTTATTATAGTCGCATAAGTCAAGTTATTATGCAAATGAGATGCATTTTCAgattatattttacttttattagaGTAACTGatgttgctttttatttcagCCAAGTGCCACACAGGCAGCAAAataaacttctggcccaacatattCCTGGTTCCTCGGCCCGAGTCCGGCCCATATACTTTCCCATCTGGACAGATTCTTCAGTTATCCTCTTGTATTGTCTGACAGCTGTAAgattgtctgtgtgtatccgCCACagttggtccagatgtggaattAGCATGTTATAATCATGgtgtatatgggccagattgGGGCCGTGGAACCAGGTGCATACTGGGCCGGAAGAAAACGAGCATGTGGCCCGAGCACCAGCTGGTTGTATTTTGCTGCCTGGGCACAGTTgtatgtgatgtttgttttccataACATGTTAATACATGGGagtctaaatctaaatctgaagttgcatttcttttttaatatgtgAAACGTTTGATATAGGTTTTTATGAACGTTAGTGTGAAGGCAGATTAAGCTTATTTCTTTCACACACTCGTGTAGCTCCTAcataaatgtgttatttcaaATAATTGAAGATTCCTATTTAGCTTACAATGATAGAAAACTGGCTGGAATTTTGATTTCTGCATTTTTAGATTAAcgttatatttatatttatataagttTATACTGGATGATAAAGCGCTTCAGTACTGGTCTGTTCTAAACTGTCTGGAGTATGAAAAAGGTCCAACActgtcaaaaaca includes:
- the ndufs5 gene encoding NADH dehydrogenase [ubiquinone] iron-sulfur protein 5 — its product is MPFVDVQSRLGISLDRWLLLQSGPQPNKRASRCHAFEKDWIECAHGIGQTRAKKECQLEFEDFYECMHRQKTHERLHAIRQQRDKMVKEGTYTPPPSHSGKGEQAP